AACAAGTTGGAGGCTTTGCCGTCTACAGTGCCGTTCTTAATCAACGCAGTGTAGTAACCGATTTTACCGGTAGTGTTCACGTTGCCCAGACCGAAGTTAGTGGTGGCAACAGCACTGGCAGATGCTGCGCGGTTATCGACTGGCGTGAAGTTCAGATAAGTATCGGCATCACAGGTCACCGTCCAAGTTTTCGTCATTGGTGTCAGTGGGGTTGTGGCTGTCCCTGATTTGACTAAAGATGAAGACAATTTACCGAAATCATAAACACCTTCATCTGGAGAAGCGACGGTGCAACTTGGAACAGTCAGTGTACCAGTGACTTTCAGTTCAGCCGTTGGTGGTGCGGCGTGTGCTACAGCCATACCCAAAACCAGAGAAGATAAAACAGTCAGACCAATCAGTTGCTTTTTCATGTGTAAGATAACCAAATTTATAATGTAGGGTAAATAAAGATTTGTCTGTCAGCATGTGGATGTAAGCTCTATTTTAAGTTTCATCAAAACATGATCTAGATCAATTTATTTCGTCGGGGGAGATTAAACAATAATCAGGCATGGGCGTATATCGGAATGGAAGTGGACTTGATGTCAGAATATTCTTACGAAATACTTTTTCTAGTAGGGGGAATATATTGGGGAATAGCGTTTAGTGATTTAAAACTCAAGGGCACCATTCTCTGGCAACCCCTGAGCATTAGACGATTATTAACGTGTGACAGGAAGAGCGACTTCCGTTTGCACAAAACCATAGCGGCTCAGTGGCGTGACTTTCACAGATGTCGGTGATGACTTGATCGAGAATTGTTTGCTGGTGCCCGGCATAATATACGGGTTACCCAACGGAACGACTTCA
The window above is part of the Yersinia massiliensis genome. Proteins encoded here:
- a CDS encoding DUF1120 domain-containing protein, producing the protein MKKQLIGLTVLSSLVLGMAVAHAAPPTAELKVTGTLTVPSCTVASPDEGVYDFGKLSSSLVKSGTATTPLTPMTKTWTVTCDADTYLNFTPVDNRAASASAVATTNFGLGNVNTTGKIGYYTALIKNGTVDGKASNLFSSATSTFAAATTASLTTGLRTGWSSAANTQSTGKVFVADITVSPILAGTTTMGGPITDDAELDGSMTMNFAFGI